A stretch of Vigna angularis cultivar LongXiaoDou No.4 chromosome 4, ASM1680809v1, whole genome shotgun sequence DNA encodes these proteins:
- the LOC108330877 gene encoding GATA transcription factor 21, with amino-acid sequence MHEPMIPTYRYSVVSSPMSIDLNEDHTHTLFSTIHQVSSSSSSLSTSILFNPDQDQGRFRYCGSKHLQEAQKIVCFGGSWDHQAEKIENRSDLQLRLWKKEECDNLQGEDSSTNWMPSKMRMVRKIMISDQTGSHMADISNSKKMKAKEKNPTLSQLVTDDSNYNSSSNKNSLTARVCADCHTTKTPLWRTGPTGPKSLCNACGIRQRKARRATAAAATKANGTNKLEAKKSEVKKGKKLHSKGKKPKTGGAPVLVKKKRKAAKHRKKFGAFEDLSVRFQQVFPQDEKEAAILLMALSHGLLHGFPTDRYIS; translated from the exons ATGCATGAACCAATGATACCAACTTATCGTTATTCAGTGGTGTCTTCACCTATGTCTATAGATCTCAATGAAGATCATACACACACTCTCTTCAGCACAATCCATCAagtctcttcttcatcttcttctttatctacTTCTATTCTCTTCAACCCAGATCAGGATCAAGGAAGATTTCGCTATTGTGGATCAAAACATCTTCAAGAG GCCCAGAAGATTGTCTGTTTCGGTGGATCATGGGATCATCAAGCAGAAAAGATTGAAAACAGAAGTGATCTCCAGCTTAGACTTTGGAAGAAAGAAGAGTGTGACAATCTTCAAGGCGAAGACAGTTCAACTAACTGGATGCCTTCAAAGATGAGAATGGTGCGGAAAATTATGATTTCAGATCAAACGGGTTCTCATATGGCAGATATCTCTAATTCTAAGAAGATGAAGGCTAAAGAGAAAAACCCAACACTGTCACAGCTGGTAACTGATGATAGTAACTACAACTCTTCTTCAAACAAGAACAGTCTCACAGCTAGGGTTTGTGCTGATTGCCACACCACTAAGACCCCTCTCTGGAGGACTGGACCAACAGGTCCTAAg TCTCTTTGCAATGCTTGTGGAATTCGACAAAGGAAGGCAAGACGCGCTACTGCTGCAGCTGCAACAAAGGCAAATGGAACAAATAAGTTGGAGGCTAAGAAATCTGAAGTGAAGAAGGGGAAAAAGTTGCATAGCAAAGGGAAAAAGCCCAAAACTGGGGGTGCACCAGTGCTGGTGAAAAAGAAGCGTAAAGCAGCCAAGCATAGAAAGAAGTTCGGTGCTTTTGAGGATTTGTCAGTAAGATTCCAACAAGTTTTCCCTCAGGATGAGAAAGAAGCTGCAATCTTGCTCATGGCTTTATCTCATGGACTACTTCATGGCTTCCCCACAGATCGCTACATCTCTTAG